Genomic DNA from Cucumis melo cultivar AY chromosome 10, USDA_Cmelo_AY_1.0, whole genome shotgun sequence:
TATCTCATTTTAATCTGCTCACCCCTGCTTGTGAGTCTCACctgaattttttaattttaaatacaCCAATCCCTCATCTTTTTCTTCAGTAGGTTTAACGTTCATACTTCATACTGTGAATTGCTTCTAAATGTTTGCTTTCTGGGTGTACCGGGTTCCGAGTGCTTAGAAACAATGATTTTGTTCGATTCTTGAATTCATATTATTTTTACAAGTTGTGGGGTGGATTGATTTTCCCCCCTTTCCATCTCAATTATTTTGTTTCAACTTTTCAGGTGCACTTGACAAATTTAGCTATGTCTACCTCTGCAATTGATGTTCCTCCCAAGGGTGGCTTTAGTTTTGATCTCTGCAGAAGAAATGATATGCTTGCAAAGAAGGGTCTTAAATCACCCTCTTACCTTAAGACTGGAACTACCATTGTGGGTTTAATCTTCCAGGTAATCAGTTGCATTCAGGGTGTTGCGTAGGCCCATCTATCTTTTGATTGCCAAATCTTGTTCTTCCACTCAATAATTTTGTAGACATCAATTGGAACCATTAGCAATGTTTGGAAAATTTCTTGTTCCTTTCTTTGTAATTTGAGTTCACTTTTCTGTCTATCAGTTCAGCGGAATTGGCCTTTTTTGGCTTCCATTAATTCATCAACCTACAATGAAGTATGGGGTTGTGAATCAACATTGATACGCCTTGTAAGGAGCAATGTTCCATTCAAGAACTTCAAATGTAATTTAGGAGTGTAttggaaattttatttttttatgtcgAGCACATTTTTGCTTGTTTTATGACGAAATTTCAATAATCAATTAAGTCATAGCGCTTGTAGAGTCGTTCAGGTTCAATTATAAATATACCACATCCAATGGAGAACTCTTGGAAGATAAAACTGTGAAGCAAAGCCGGCTTGAGTGGAGTTACTATCATTGGGAGTTCAAGTTAAAGCAGAGTCAACTTAGGATGGAGAGGGGGTGGGCAAATTGTGGAAAAATGAATTGCAAGATAAATCCCTTATGGATTGGGGGGTCTCCTTAGCTAGAGACCTGGTAGTCTTAATTCTTAAAGGAGGGAAAGACGAACCACCCTTTAAGGAGATTGAATAAGGAGGAAAAAATTAAGCCCTCTCAATGCAACCTCCTATAGGTCGGCTGTTCAACTTTTTTTGATAGGAAACAAGTATGCTCATTATGATTCTTTCTGGACAGTTGTTCAACACACAACCTCTTGGTGGTGCACACTTTACACCAATTTCTTTTCTAACTATAGCCTATCCATGATTTTTAACAATTGGAAAGCTCTTCTACACTAGTTCTTTGGGAAGGGGTCTTCTCAACCCCTTGCCCGTAGGTTGTTTCTTTTGGTCCTTTTTGAAATCTACATGTTTgattcctttaaaaaaaaaaaaaatgcaaccTCCTTTTGGCGAGATGGCATAACCACCTAAACAATGCAAAATGGGGCTTATCATCTACCCATCGATCTTCTCAGAAGTACAACTTTGAGCCATCCCTGATGAAACAAGTTACAgctaagaaaagaaaagaaatctggAGGTAACAACTTCTCAGAGATTTCTATTTTCGACTAGTTTAGTGTCCTTAGACCCACGAACCGAAACCCACTCAGATAGATGGGTGTGGTTTGTACCTACTCACAATAACTCTGTACTACAAAGCATTGTGCTCCATGAAAACTGCCGCAACTATTGTGCTAGAAGAGCTTCATGACTTAATCTCAAGCAAATACCAAGTCCTCCTAGTCCCACCAGCTTCAACACCACCTCCCATTTAACTAAATGAGACCTTCCTCCCTCATTGACCCCTTCCCACGAGAAATTTCTCATCATTCTCCCAATGTCTCCTAATGCCTAGGCATATAGCGAATCCTAGCAAATCTAActtttgttgttattatttttttgggtGGAAAGGTCTTCATGGTACTAAGAGTGCGATCTTCTGGTCCTGTTGTCTGAAGAAATTATTTAGGAAAATTGTGGAAAATAGCACAATTTAgaatattaacaaaaaaaaaagaaaaagaaatatagcacaaggataaaatattttcaaaaatagaaaatgttgACTAGTCAACtggtaatttttttaaaaattccaAGTCTGCCCTTTAGTGTCTATCATGAATAGAAACTATCATTGTTAGCTGCTACCGTGATAGCAACTGATAGTAGCAATTGGGGATAacatctatcagtgatagactgatagcttttaatttgagaaattcgAGAAGAAGCTCCCAAAATGGTGGCTGCACGTGAGTTTTTTagtcttttactattttttatgctatatatgtaattattttatccttGTGCTATATATTTTATTACTTAAATGCCATTTATGCAAGTGGTCCAATCATTTGAGCATTCACATCATCGATTGAATAGTCTGGTCCGGTTAAATTATACAATGAAGCTTCGgttataaattcaaaataatgttttatttaatatttcatgATTTGCTTCAGGATGGTGTTATTCTTGGGGCTGATACACGTGCTACTGAAGGGCCTATTGTTGCTGACAAAAACTGTGAGAAAATTCATTACATGGCACCAAACATATATTGTTGTGGAGCTGGAACTGCTGCTGATACAGAGGCAGTAACTGGTAAATGGGAATATCTTGGTACTACAAGTTAAATTTTGTCAATGTTGTTTCTCAAACAGAACTAATTTTCTATTATTCTTGCATTTTTAAGACATGGTTAGCTCCCAATTGCAATTGCATCGCTATCACACTGGCAGAGAATCAAGGGTTGTTACTGCATTGACTCTTCTCAAGAAACACCTTTTTGGGTATAGCACTTTTCATCTATTGGGATTCTTTCCGTACATCCATAGCATGAGATTTAACTCTTCTCATCCATTGTCTTCTCCAGTTATCAAGGTTATGTTTCGGCCGCTTTGGTGCTTGGTGGGGTTGACGTTACTGGACCTCATTTACATACTGTGAGTTTTGTCTTGGAAAGCAAACAATTTTAGATTGCATAACTAGCCATCTTTGAATGCAATACTTCATTTGCAGATCTATCCTCATGGATCTACTGATACCTTGCCATTTGCAACAATGGGTTCGGGCTCTCTAGCTGCAATGTCTGTATTTGAATCAAAGTACAAAGAAGGCCTGACCGTAAGTTCATGTTCTTATATAGACACGAATAATTTTGACATTGTGGTCGATCTTAGTTGTGGCAATTATCTTTCCTTTTCTATCTGCCATGATGATTGGTGGGTTTTTTGCAGAGGGATGAAGGGATTCGACTTGTAACTGAGGCGATATGTTCTGGGATATTTAATGATTTGGGGAGTGGAAGTAACGTTGATGTTTGTGTTATTACCAAGGTTTGTAATCTTAAGGTGTCTTGATTTCTTTAAAGATAATAAGGGAAAAGTTGCATCGATGAAGTATGTGATTATTGTACATTTATTTCTTTGACTGTTGCAGGGCCAAAAGGATTATCTGAGAAATCACCTCCTGCCGAATCCTCGAACGTACGTTAGTTCAAAAGGTTATTCCTTCCCCAAGAAAACGGGTGAGTCATGTTTTTACTCTACTCTTTCACGTACCTTCATGCTATGTCTCTGTTTCCACCTCCCCTGCTTCCCCTATTGCTCTACCAATGACTCATGCTTTCTTTAACTACAGAGGTTTTGCTGACAAAGATTATGCCATTAAAAGACAAGGTGGAGATTATCGAAAAAGGCGATGCTATGGAGGAGTGAGAAAGATGAAAACATTGGTTTGCAATTACCGGGGAATTTTAAACTATGGTTTTTTTCCCTTCCCTCTCTTCTCAagttgatattattagaaaattCAGTTTGGCCTTGAGTTGATGTTGTGAATGACTTGATTTAAACATTACAATATTTCCAGCCCAAGAGGGGTATTAGATAGATCAGTTTGTTCAAATCACTCAACTTCTTTAGAGTTTGACTACTTAGCTTTGTCTGATCTTTGATATCTTTGACATTTAAATGAACATGAGGGTCATCAACTTTGATTTATACGGTAGTCGATGTCGGTCCCGGTTACAAGATGTTGGTTCTCAGATTTGAATTTTCTGCATTAGTATGTTGCTTATTTGGGGAAGATGCATCTCCAAACCCTGGCCAAAGCATAAGAACAAGGGACAATCTTAGTGAAAGCAATGCCTTACTTTTATAGCCGCATTCAATTCATCTGGCGTTTAAACTTTCAAAGACAGTTTATCCACATTCAATCCATTTGGCGTTAAATTTTGAAAGACAGTTTTCACCTTCGAAACCATTCCTTTTGTGCGTTAAATTGATACATTTTTTATCCTCTTTTTGTCTGAACTTTAGTGTACGTTCTAGCTTAATTGATTTTTTAGTGATTTTGAAATAGTGAAGGTAACTTTTATTATGTACAGATTGCTTTTGAACATTCTTTGatcattttaaaattagtttaggtTTTGTTTTGGATTATTATAGGTTCTAAAATAGTTATAGTGTCTATAATGATCCCAATCAACATAGACTCTTTGAACTGACTCATTCTCTTCAAGAATTGTCACCGGTTGACAATTCTTAAACCTTCACAGACATGCACCCAATGTCATAAAGGAATACTTGAAATATTGTGAACCTTCTAATTCAATCTCAAATACAATTCGGGGATCCTAAATTAAGTGTTCTGGCGTTTCTCTTGCAAACTCAAACACAATCTCTCTAGCCCGCCATACCTTATCGTAATTGAGGTTAACACCTTGTATGTTCTTCATTATATGGCATGGTTTCGCTAATCCACACGCTTTAAATTTGTCCTTGATAAGCTGACTAATTACGAATGCACTTCTTGGCGGTGATCGTGATTCAAAACTTCAATGGAGTAAGTGTGCCTAGTTATGTATTTGTTGATTTTGAATATATTATAGTCTACATTCTAGCTATACGTATTGTCCACTTGAAACTATCGTGAATACCCTCACactatgtaggcttttgtttgACTTTCTTTCACGCAACTCAATTTTCTTTCACGCAACTATCGTGAAACTTTGTGAATTAATCACCACTCGAGACacacttccttttctcgatAGTGTCTTAAAAGATGCATTTTCAATATGCTCCCTTCCATTAAACAAATTGCCAATATTGTCATCTTTGTCGGTGTGTACACCAGCCTTCTTCTAGGTAATATTGTTGGGACTCATCCAAATTCCAAGGCTTCATGGCGTCATTAGCCATAGAGACAGTCAATGGAACGAAGTATCAGGCTCGTCACCAAGGCCAACAACTATCAACATTGGTTTGTGTGTGTTAAAGGGTTCCTAAAAATTGAATTAGTATTAATTTGCTTAACACTAACGAAAACAGGTTTCCTATTGCGTTCTACTTCTACTAAGAGACATttaacatcaacatcatcattttttttgtaGCTACAAGATATTTCCGGTCTAACTTGCACATGACCCTTATTATAATGTTGAATACCAATAGACTAAACTTTGTCGCTTCGTATATTATACATCTCAAATCATTATATTTCATGGTCCCATGATACCCTTTAAAAATCCACCCTTGTAGCATTGTTTCTTGTCATTTCATGTAACCCATTGTTTCAAATACCCTTTAAATATTTAGCTTGTTCAACAATTCATCTTCCATTGATTTGAAAGAGAGAAATAAGTATAGGGTTGCATTAATGACAATGAGGTACAAAGTGGTGGAAAATTTTGGTATTACGGTAGACGAGAACAAGTAATGTCAGACGAGAACGAGAACGAGAAGTTTATTGAAGGGGATTGGCCTCGGGTGCGTTTGAGGTTATTTTGGAATTTGGGCCTCCAAATGGAGGCCATCCATATATGCCTAAATAAGATTTATTTTTACAAAGATGTAGACAAAGGACCTAATTTGACTATGAAATTTCACAAATatcctaaaataattttatttacttAATTAAGAATTA
This window encodes:
- the LOC127143782 gene encoding proteasome subunit beta type-7-A, translating into MSTSAIDVPPKGGFSFDLCRRNDMLAKKGLKSPSYLKTGTTIVGLIFQDGVILGADTRATEGPIVADKNCEKIHYMAPNIYCCGAGTAADTEAVTDMVSSQLQLHRYHTGRESRVVTALTLLKKHLFGYQGYVSAALVLGGVDVTGPHLHTIYPHGSTDTLPFATMGSGSLAAMSVFESKYKEGLTRDEGIRLVTEAICSGIFNDLGSGSNVDVCVITKGQKDYLRNHLLPNPRTYVSSKGYSFPKKTEVLLTKIMPLKDKVEIIEKGDAMEE